Proteins encoded by one window of Melanotaenia boesemani isolate fMelBoe1 chromosome 10, fMelBoe1.pri, whole genome shotgun sequence:
- the dkk3b gene encoding dickkopf-related protein 3b — MSGITLLSGLWSLCLLWATGGSSWSGAMIMRDTVERGPVSLNDMFREVEELMEDTQHILDEAVDQITTESAKFSSTLLDLHPSYHNETMETIKTRDRVTQVVDRTDKETNNRTGETHLSHIHMEVLGQWNNVNHECIVDEDCGDLKYCLYEIENSKCFPCIATDMPCTKDEECCSDQMCVWGQCTVNVTRGTEGTICQGQSDCRPDLCCAFQRELLFPVCNRKPEKGESCLSLPNLLTDMLAWDQEGPRDHCPCANNLQCQPHGRGSVCGE; from the exons atgTCCGGTATCACGCTGCTGTCGGGGCTCTggagtttgtgtttgttgtgggCAACCGGCGGCTCGTCGTGGAGCGGGGCGATGATCATGAGAGACACCGTGGAGCGGGGCCCGGTCAGTCTGAACGACATGTTCCGAGAGGTGGAGGAGCTGATGGAGGACACACAGCACATATTGGACGAGGCAGTGGACCAG ATAACAACTGAGAGTGCAAAATTTTCTTCAACCTTGTTGGATCTGCATCCCAGCTACCATAACGAGACCATGGAGACGATAAAGACCAGAGACAGAGTCACTCAGGTCGTAGACAGAACTGACAAG GAAACTAACAACAGAACAGGAGAAACTCATCTCTCACACATCCATATGGAGGTTTTGGGCCAGTGGAACAATGTGAATCAT GAGTGCATTGTGGACGAGGACTGTGGAGACCTGAAGTATTGCCTGTATGAGATTGAGAACTCCAAGTGCTTCCCCTGCATAGCGACGGATAtg CCCTGCACAAAGGATGAGGAGTGTTGCTCAGATCAGATGTGTGTTTGGGGCCAGTGCACAGTCAACGTCACCAGAGGAACAGAGGGGACTATCTGCCAGGGTCAGAGCGACTGCAGACCAGACCTCTGCTGTGCCTTTCAACGTG AGCTTTTGTTTCCAGTCTGTAACCGCAAACCAGAGAAGGGAGAGTCCTGCCTGAGCCTCCCCAACCTACTGACGGACATGCTGGCCTGGGACCAGGAGGGCCCCCGCGATCACTGCCCGTGTGCCAACAACCTTCAGTGCCAACCTCACGG CCGAGGATCTGTGTGTGGAGAGTAG